The Arthrobacter burdickii genome window below encodes:
- a CDS encoding amino acid ABC transporter ATP-binding protein encodes MSSTTSTSADQLTFRGSSLQLKNLCMAYGDVPVLRNVSLEIAPGTTTCIIGPSGSGKSTLLRGINRLHEPSSGDVLLDGEDALRVRPDVLRRRIGMVFQHFNLFPDHTALENVALALWKVKGMSKSEATERARRRLTEVGLGERADHRPRDLSGGQQQRVAIARALAMEPEVMLFDEATSALDPELVKGVLTLMAGLCERGMTMAVVTHEMGFARRVADQVVFMDEGEVVEAGRPEDLFDNPRSARLQRFLSEVL; translated from the coding sequence ATGAGCAGCACCACCAGCACCTCCGCCGACCAGCTCACCTTCCGCGGTTCCAGCCTCCAGCTGAAGAACCTGTGCATGGCCTACGGCGACGTCCCGGTCCTCCGCAACGTCAGCCTGGAGATCGCCCCCGGCACCACCACCTGCATCATCGGCCCGTCCGGGTCCGGCAAGTCGACCCTGCTGCGGGGCATCAACCGGCTGCACGAGCCCAGCTCGGGCGACGTCCTGCTCGACGGCGAGGACGCCCTGCGCGTCCGGCCGGACGTGCTGCGCCGCAGGATCGGCATGGTGTTCCAGCACTTCAACCTCTTCCCGGACCACACCGCCCTGGAGAATGTCGCCCTCGCCCTTTGGAAGGTCAAGGGGATGTCGAAGAGCGAGGCGACCGAGCGCGCCCGACGGCGCCTCACCGAGGTGGGGCTGGGGGAGCGCGCCGACCACCGGCCGCGCGACCTGTCCGGCGGACAGCAGCAGCGGGTGGCCATCGCCCGTGCGCTGGCGATGGAACCGGAGGTCATGCTCTTCGACGAAGCCACCTCCGCCCTCGACCCGGAACTCGTCAAGGGAGTCCTCACCCTCATGGCCGGACTGTGCGAACGCGGCATGACCATGGCGGTGGTGACGCACGAGATGGGCTTCGCCCGTCGGGTCGCCGACCAGGTGGTCTTCATGGACGAGGGCGAGGTCGTCGAGGCCGGCCGCCCGGAGGACCTCTTCGACAACCCCCGCAGCGCCCGCCTGCAGCGCTTCCTCTCGGAGGTGCTCTGA
- a CDS encoding NAD(P)-dependent oxidoreductase — MTARIRGTLRKGRYWQDDHPPVTTGGFMKIALLGVGRMGHELGVHLLAAGHQLTAWNRTAGAVERLRDAGAAQADSPEDAVRDADVVLTVLFGPDTVREVVLSGLELPAEAVWFDVTTVSPDDAREFAEYAAAAGVRYVHGPVIGSLAPARAGQLGVLLGGAPEDVDVVEPLAALWGDSERLRRVATPSDAATGKLLANLALGITLQGLIEALRLGKANGLDAEAVLDLLQGTGLGAIAGMKGPVITGGTFGDTQFSADLLAKDVRLMLRSTPDPLPALTAALQSLTEAQRAGAGDDDIAVIAKPELT; from the coding sequence CTGACAGCGCGAATTCGGGGCACGCTCCGGAAAGGCAGATACTGGCAGGACGACCACCCACCCGTCACCACCGGAGGATTCATGAAGATCGCACTGCTCGGCGTCGGACGCATGGGCCACGAACTCGGCGTGCACCTGCTCGCAGCCGGCCACCAACTCACGGCCTGGAACCGGACGGCCGGTGCCGTCGAACGCCTCCGCGACGCCGGGGCCGCACAGGCCGATTCACCCGAGGACGCCGTCCGCGACGCCGACGTCGTCCTGACGGTGCTCTTCGGACCCGACACCGTGCGCGAGGTGGTGCTGTCCGGGCTGGAACTGCCCGCCGAGGCCGTCTGGTTCGACGTCACGACCGTCTCCCCCGACGACGCCCGCGAGTTCGCCGAGTACGCGGCCGCAGCCGGGGTCCGCTACGTCCACGGACCCGTCATCGGGAGCCTCGCCCCGGCCCGCGCGGGCCAGCTCGGCGTCCTGCTCGGCGGCGCGCCGGAGGATGTCGACGTCGTCGAACCGCTCGCCGCCCTGTGGGGCGACAGCGAGCGCCTCCGCCGCGTCGCGACGCCGTCGGACGCCGCGACCGGGAAGCTGCTCGCCAACCTCGCGCTCGGCATCACCCTGCAGGGTCTCATCGAGGCGCTGCGCCTGGGCAAGGCGAACGGACTCGACGCCGAAGCCGTCCTCGACCTGCTCCAGGGGACCGGCCTCGGGGCCATCGCCGGCATGAAGGGCCCGGTCATCACCGGGGGCACGTTCGGGGACACCCAGTTCTCCGCGGACCTGCTCGCCAAGGACGTGCGGCTGATGCTGCGCTCCACCCCCGATCCCCTCCCCGCGCTCACGGCGGCCCTGCAGTCACTCACCGAGGCGCAGCGCGCGGGAGCGGGCGACGACGACATCGCCGTCATCGCGAAGCCGGAGCTCACCTAG
- a CDS encoding helix-turn-helix domain-containing protein: MQFGEMLRQARSAKGLTQEELGAGVYSTHYISLLERGQRQPTSEMVRHFAIRLGMDAQTLNWWVEPPATDDHPALATAMFAANYARDMQDDALAASEAEYAASIAFEQRNAAPWWDMSMLQAQSLIALRRLEEAETVLLRMENSSLMVATPELRSVVQGRLSTIARNTGRLLEALDLARQSVESAAQLSEQSPARLQAAFILIAALSVKGDLDEAWDVARTLSVCEGTPSVPSLLVARGAWAVGNVAFRRGEVEFGRQQHALAAKLLHPQADLGAWAEFHKASATFKLQAGVVDDSVRESLSNAEQGFRLVGTPGLRLELTIAKAHLAVLTADLDTAGDLLDGIQGQRDLLDFESTTELEACLGQYHAARKSVEQAAHHLSEAARLYSEAGADEKARELMDQVRALSD; encoded by the coding sequence ATGCAATTCGGGGAGATGCTGCGCCAGGCGCGCAGCGCCAAGGGACTGACCCAGGAGGAACTCGGTGCAGGGGTGTATTCCACCCACTACATCTCCCTCCTCGAGCGCGGACAGCGCCAACCGACTTCCGAGATGGTGCGGCATTTCGCGATACGCCTCGGTATGGACGCACAGACTCTCAACTGGTGGGTCGAGCCGCCGGCTACAGACGATCACCCTGCCCTTGCAACCGCCATGTTCGCAGCCAACTATGCGCGGGACATGCAGGACGACGCCCTCGCGGCGTCCGAGGCTGAGTACGCTGCGAGCATCGCGTTCGAGCAGCGCAACGCCGCGCCGTGGTGGGACATGTCCATGCTGCAGGCGCAGTCTCTGATCGCACTGCGCCGGTTGGAGGAGGCCGAGACCGTCCTGCTGCGGATGGAGAACTCGTCGCTCATGGTCGCGACGCCGGAACTCCGGTCCGTCGTCCAGGGACGCCTGTCCACTATCGCGCGCAACACGGGGCGCCTGCTCGAGGCACTTGACCTCGCCCGGCAGTCCGTGGAGTCCGCAGCACAACTCTCCGAGCAATCGCCGGCACGCCTTCAGGCCGCGTTCATCCTCATTGCTGCACTCTCGGTCAAGGGCGACCTCGATGAGGCGTGGGACGTGGCTCGAACCCTCAGTGTCTGCGAGGGTACGCCATCCGTGCCTTCACTCCTCGTAGCGCGAGGGGCGTGGGCGGTCGGCAACGTCGCCTTCCGCCGTGGCGAAGTGGAGTTCGGACGTCAGCAGCACGCACTTGCCGCCAAACTCCTGCATCCGCAGGCCGATCTGGGGGCCTGGGCGGAGTTCCATAAAGCGAGCGCGACCTTCAAGCTGCAGGCGGGCGTCGTCGACGACTCCGTCCGCGAATCGCTCAGCAACGCCGAGCAGGGCTTTCGTCTTGTCGGCACTCCCGGCCTGCGTCTCGAGTTGACCATCGCGAAGGCCCACCTCGCCGTCCTGACGGCTGACCTTGATACGGCGGGGGACTTGCTCGACGGGATTCAGGGCCAGCGCGACCTGCTGGATTTCGAGTCCACCACCGAGCTCGAAGCCTGCCTCGGCCAGTACCACGCTGCAAGGAAGTCGGTCGAACAGGCCGCGCACCACCTGTCCGAAGCCGCCCGCCTCTACTCCGAGGCGGGAGCGGACGAAAAGGCCCGCGAACTGATGGACCAGGTGCGGGCGCTCTCTGATTGA
- a CDS encoding MFS transporter — MSSTQHTPPQRQEPDVEQSGLKKVVVASMAGTVVEWYEFFLYAAAATLVFASVFFPSADSELDAIIAGFLTYAVGFVARPIGGIVFGHFGDKYGRKQLLQVSIILVGVSTFLMGCLPTFDQVGYWAPGLLVALRFIQGFAVGGEWGGAVLLVAEHSPSRSRGFWASWPQSAVPLGNLLATGVLFGLSAVLDETAFLGWGWRVAFWLSAVIVIVGYYIRTKVNDAPIFLEARKEVVEEAKGYGVAEVFKRYPRGVFTAMGLRFAENILYYLVVTFSITYLSTVVGEDRTRILLLLLVAHFLHFCAVPVVGRFSDRVGRKPVYLAGAVLGATWGFFAFPMMDTGNDAIILAAVSIGLLFHALMYAGQPAIMAEMFPTRMRYSGVSLGYQVTSIVAGSLAPIIATTLLRDYGSATPVAIYLMLSCCVTVVAVLLLRETRGISLLDVDEADARGTADLLAAAKR; from the coding sequence ATGAGTTCAACGCAGCACACCCCACCGCAGCGGCAGGAGCCCGACGTCGAACAGTCGGGCCTGAAGAAGGTCGTCGTCGCGTCGATGGCCGGCACGGTGGTCGAGTGGTACGAGTTCTTCCTCTACGCGGCGGCGGCGACGCTCGTCTTCGCCAGCGTCTTCTTCCCCAGCGCGGACTCGGAGCTGGATGCGATCATCGCAGGCTTCCTGACCTACGCGGTCGGGTTCGTGGCCCGTCCCATCGGCGGGATCGTCTTCGGACACTTCGGCGACAAGTACGGGCGCAAGCAGCTGCTGCAGGTGAGCATCATCCTGGTGGGCGTCTCGACGTTCCTCATGGGCTGCCTGCCCACGTTCGACCAGGTGGGCTACTGGGCGCCCGGACTCCTCGTGGCGCTGCGCTTCATCCAGGGATTCGCCGTCGGCGGTGAGTGGGGAGGCGCCGTCCTCCTGGTCGCCGAGCACAGCCCGAGCCGCAGCCGCGGCTTCTGGGCCAGCTGGCCCCAGTCCGCCGTGCCCCTGGGCAACCTCCTTGCCACCGGCGTCCTGTTCGGCCTGTCGGCCGTGCTGGACGAGACGGCCTTTCTCGGCTGGGGCTGGCGCGTGGCGTTCTGGCTCTCCGCCGTGATCGTGATCGTCGGGTACTACATCCGCACCAAGGTCAACGACGCCCCGATCTTCCTCGAGGCCCGCAAGGAGGTCGTCGAGGAAGCCAAGGGCTACGGGGTGGCCGAGGTCTTCAAGCGCTACCCCCGCGGCGTCTTCACCGCCATGGGCCTGCGCTTCGCCGAGAACATCCTGTACTACCTCGTGGTCACCTTCAGCATCACGTACCTGAGCACCGTCGTCGGCGAGGACCGCACCCGGATCCTCCTGCTCCTGCTCGTGGCGCACTTCCTGCACTTCTGTGCCGTCCCGGTCGTGGGGCGCTTCTCCGACAGGGTGGGACGCAAGCCGGTGTACCTTGCCGGTGCCGTGCTCGGCGCCACCTGGGGCTTCTTCGCCTTCCCCATGATGGACACCGGCAACGACGCCATCATCCTGGCGGCCGTCAGCATCGGACTGCTGTTCCACGCCCTCATGTACGCCGGGCAGCCCGCCATCATGGCCGAGATGTTCCCGACCCGCATGCGGTACTCGGGCGTCTCCCTGGGCTACCAGGTGACCTCGATCGTCGCCGGTTCCCTCGCGCCGATCATCGCGACGACCCTGCTGCGGGACTACGGGTCCGCGACCCCGGTCGCCATCTACCTGATGCTCTCCTGCTGCGTGACCGTCGTGGCGGTCCTCCTGCTCCGTGAGACCCGCGGGATCTCGCTCCTCGACGTCGACGAGGCCGATGCCCGCGGTACCGCCGACCTCCTCGCCGCAGCGAAGAGGTAG
- a CDS encoding Gfo/Idh/MocA family protein: protein MRRPFRTAILGFGISGKVFHAPLVAANGDFTLDVIVTADPQRAQDARATYPSARIVGTPAELFALIDAGEVELDVVVLGTPPGTHAEQARQAFARGIHVVADKPFVPTSSEGTLLLQEAAEAGVLLTVFQNRRWDADFLTLGKLLASGELGEVHTFESRFEWWRPGGFGNWRDTTTVAEGGGILHDLGAHLIDQAIRLFGPVQEAYGELDRRTADAVGDQDSFVSLRHASGVRSRLWMSGFAALPGARFSVSGSSGAYTKWGLDTQEPALAAGADPAAEEYGVEPEEAWGTVSDGTSEWLIRPERGDYPAFYALLARALRGEGPLPVDPQDSIDVLRIIEDLHNRSGHPAPAPSPAPITKETIHEHG, encoded by the coding sequence ATGCGCCGGCCCTTCCGCACAGCCATCCTCGGGTTCGGGATCTCCGGCAAGGTCTTCCACGCCCCGCTCGTCGCCGCGAACGGGGACTTCACCCTCGACGTGATCGTCACCGCCGATCCGCAGCGGGCGCAGGACGCCCGGGCGACCTACCCCTCCGCCCGGATCGTCGGCACCCCTGCCGAGCTGTTCGCGCTGATCGACGCCGGGGAGGTCGAGCTGGACGTCGTCGTGCTCGGCACTCCGCCGGGAACGCACGCCGAGCAGGCGCGGCAGGCCTTCGCGCGGGGCATCCATGTCGTCGCCGACAAGCCGTTCGTCCCCACGAGCTCCGAGGGAACGCTCCTCCTGCAGGAGGCGGCCGAGGCCGGAGTGCTGCTGACCGTCTTCCAGAACCGCCGGTGGGACGCGGACTTCCTGACGCTCGGGAAGCTCCTCGCATCGGGCGAGCTGGGGGAGGTCCACACGTTCGAGAGCCGCTTCGAGTGGTGGCGGCCGGGCGGCTTCGGCAACTGGCGTGACACCACGACCGTCGCGGAGGGCGGCGGCATCCTGCACGACCTCGGAGCCCACCTCATCGACCAGGCCATCCGCCTGTTCGGTCCGGTGCAGGAAGCGTACGGCGAACTGGACCGTAGAACGGCCGATGCGGTCGGGGACCAGGACAGCTTCGTCTCCCTGCGCCACGCCTCCGGAGTCCGTTCGCGGCTGTGGATGAGCGGGTTCGCAGCCCTGCCCGGCGCCCGGTTCTCCGTCTCCGGGTCCTCCGGCGCCTACACGAAGTGGGGACTCGACACCCAGGAGCCCGCCCTGGCGGCAGGTGCCGACCCCGCCGCCGAGGAGTACGGCGTCGAACCGGAGGAGGCCTGGGGCACCGTGTCGGACGGGACCTCGGAGTGGCTCATCCGGCCCGAACGCGGGGACTATCCCGCCTTCTACGCCCTCCTGGCACGCGCACTGCGCGGCGAGGGTCCGTTGCCCGTCGACCCGCAGGACTCCATCGACGTCCTGCGGATCATCGAGGACCTGCACAACCGGAGCGGACACCCGGCTCCGGCTCCATCACCTGCACCTATCACGAAGGAAACAATCCATGAGCACGGCTGA
- a CDS encoding amino acid ABC transporter permease — protein MDFLDNLVKTFFDVDSMLTVAPQLLTVGLVNTLVISAASTVIGLVLGMVVAVMGISTSRWLRIPARIYTDLFRGLPAILTILLIGQGFAKFSQSIFGPSPYPLGIIALSLIASAYIGEIFRAGIQSVDKGQLEACRALGMNYGRAMALVVIPQGVRRVLPALVNQFIAIVKDSSLVYFLGLLVSERELFRVGQDAAVNTGNLSPLVLAGIFYLVVTVPLTHLVNYFDQRFRTGRRRPTAPTSGLKEVTELDAVTPLTTGSNT, from the coding sequence ATGGACTTCCTCGACAACCTCGTCAAGACCTTCTTCGACGTCGACTCGATGCTCACCGTCGCACCACAGCTCCTGACGGTGGGCCTCGTTAACACGCTCGTGATCTCCGCCGCGTCCACCGTCATCGGCCTCGTCCTCGGGATGGTGGTCGCGGTCATGGGCATCTCCACTTCACGCTGGCTGCGGATCCCCGCGCGGATCTACACCGACCTGTTCCGGGGCCTCCCCGCGATCCTGACCATCCTCCTGATCGGCCAGGGCTTCGCGAAGTTCAGCCAGAGCATCTTCGGGCCGTCACCGTACCCGCTGGGCATTATCGCGCTGAGCCTCATCGCCAGCGCCTACATCGGCGAGATCTTCCGCGCCGGCATCCAGAGCGTGGACAAGGGCCAGCTGGAGGCATGCCGCGCCCTCGGCATGAACTACGGGCGGGCCATGGCACTCGTGGTCATCCCGCAGGGCGTCCGGCGGGTGCTGCCGGCACTCGTGAACCAGTTCATCGCGATCGTCAAGGACTCGTCCCTGGTCTACTTCCTGGGACTGCTCGTCTCCGAGCGCGAACTCTTCCGCGTCGGCCAGGACGCCGCAGTGAACACGGGGAATCTCTCGCCGCTCGTGCTGGCGGGCATCTTCTACCTCGTCGTCACCGTCCCGCTCACGCACCTCGTGAACTACTTCGACCAGCGCTTCCGGACCGGCCGCCGCCGGCCCACGGCTCCGACGAGCGGGCTCAAGGAAGTCACAGAACTCGATGCGGTCACTCCGCTCACCACAGGGAGCAACACATGA
- a CDS encoding NAD(P)/FAD-dependent oxidoreductase, with the protein MSTAEPTRRVAVLGGGILGVSTAVHLLREGASVVLVTEAELASGASGRSLSWLNSAGERTSPYHQLRVCGIDRYRTLFAADPSRDWLRFDGGLHWAGAGSDQDTVARHEYEKAHAYDSVLVSPSSVNDHTPGISEDAVGTVSIFNPGEGWVSLPHLIDFLMEEFSARGGELVTHAGTARVLVEGGRAAGIETPNAGSFRADDVVVACGPQTPAVVAELGVEIADASPVSMLVTTAPVEHPAKTVMNTPRAAVRPNPGNTFALDHDWYEESITQNADGTYSIPEEVVNELADEAAKLLEGEPQLTAASWKIGRKPIPGDGEPVFGELETVPGCFVAFTHSGATLGLIGGELLANEIVTGRKHPMLETFRPGRFA; encoded by the coding sequence ATGAGCACGGCTGAACCAACACGACGCGTCGCAGTCCTCGGCGGCGGGATTCTCGGGGTCTCGACGGCGGTGCACCTCCTGCGCGAGGGCGCATCGGTCGTCCTGGTCACCGAGGCGGAGCTCGCGAGCGGCGCCTCGGGCAGGTCCCTGTCCTGGCTGAACAGCGCGGGGGAGCGGACCTCCCCGTACCACCAGCTGCGTGTGTGCGGCATCGACCGGTACCGGACGCTGTTCGCCGCGGACCCGTCCCGCGACTGGCTGCGCTTCGACGGCGGCCTCCACTGGGCCGGCGCCGGCTCGGACCAGGACACGGTGGCGCGCCACGAATACGAGAAGGCCCACGCCTACGACTCCGTCCTGGTGTCTCCTTCCAGCGTGAACGACCACACGCCGGGTATCAGCGAGGACGCGGTCGGCACTGTGTCGATCTTCAACCCGGGTGAGGGCTGGGTGAGCCTGCCGCACCTGATCGACTTCCTGATGGAGGAGTTCAGCGCCCGCGGCGGCGAGCTCGTGACCCACGCCGGTACAGCCCGCGTCCTCGTCGAGGGCGGCCGTGCGGCCGGCATCGAGACCCCGAACGCCGGGTCCTTCCGGGCCGACGACGTCGTCGTCGCCTGCGGACCGCAGACCCCCGCCGTCGTCGCCGAACTGGGCGTGGAGATCGCCGACGCCTCGCCGGTGTCGATGCTCGTGACCACCGCTCCCGTGGAACACCCCGCGAAGACGGTCATGAACACCCCGAGGGCGGCCGTGCGACCCAACCCGGGCAACACCTTCGCGCTCGACCACGACTGGTACGAGGAGAGCATCACGCAGAACGCCGACGGGACGTACTCCATCCCGGAGGAGGTCGTGAACGAGCTCGCCGACGAGGCCGCGAAGCTGCTGGAGGGCGAGCCCCAGCTCACGGCGGCATCCTGGAAGATCGGCCGCAAGCCCATCCCCGGCGACGGGGAACCCGTGTTCGGCGAACTCGAGACCGTGCCGGGATGCTTCGTCGCGTTCACCCACTCCGGCGCCACCCTCGGGCTCATCGGAGGCGAACTGCTGGCGAACGAGATCGTGACCGGCCGCAAGCACCCGATGCTGGAGACCTTCCGGCCCGGACGTTTCGCCTGA
- a CDS encoding ABC transporter substrate-binding protein, which produces MMRTISRPLALAAAALAATLTLSGCGGTAASSGEENPYGLIDPGTIRVASLGDSKPYTFTDESGEFTGFDVELFTDVAHRIGVDDVVFTGQDFSGLLSAVANEQFDVGVAAIGITEDRQQTVDFSDGYLAGYLTLITREDSGIGSEQDVAGHRLGVVQGTLQEAYAVKNFTESDLVRFPDNNTAIAAVNSGAVDAHFLDYEAAQDYMEKFGLVSAADIPSFDAPAGFAIAKDKEEFKAALNEALGDAMEDGTWKELYEKWFPGSPMPEQYLPSAEQTATPAPTSK; this is translated from the coding sequence ATGATGCGCACCATCTCCCGCCCCCTCGCCCTGGCTGCGGCCGCACTCGCAGCAACCCTCACCCTGAGCGGCTGCGGCGGCACCGCCGCCTCGAGCGGGGAGGAGAACCCCTACGGCCTGATCGATCCCGGGACCATCCGCGTGGCGAGCCTCGGGGATTCGAAGCCGTACACCTTCACCGACGAGTCGGGGGAATTCACGGGCTTCGACGTCGAACTGTTCACCGACGTCGCCCACCGCATCGGGGTCGACGACGTCGTCTTCACCGGCCAGGACTTCTCCGGACTGCTCTCCGCCGTCGCCAATGAGCAGTTCGACGTCGGAGTGGCAGCGATCGGGATCACCGAGGATCGCCAGCAGACCGTCGACTTCAGCGACGGCTACCTTGCCGGCTACCTGACCCTCATCACCCGCGAGGACTCGGGCATCGGCAGCGAGCAGGACGTGGCTGGCCACCGCCTCGGCGTCGTGCAGGGAACGCTGCAGGAGGCCTACGCGGTGAAGAACTTCACCGAGTCGGACCTCGTGCGGTTCCCCGACAACAACACCGCGATCGCCGCGGTGAACAGCGGCGCCGTCGACGCGCACTTCCTCGACTACGAAGCCGCCCAGGACTACATGGAGAAGTTCGGCCTGGTGTCCGCAGCGGACATCCCCTCCTTCGACGCACCGGCAGGCTTCGCCATCGCCAAGGACAAGGAAGAGTTCAAGGCCGCGCTCAACGAGGCCCTCGGTGACGCGATGGAGGACGGCACGTGGAAGGAACTCTACGAGAAGTGGTTCCCCGGCTCCCCGATGCCCGAGCAGTACCTGCCGAGCGCCGAGCAGACGGCGACCCCGGCTCCCACGAGCAAGTAG
- a CDS encoding LacI family DNA-binding transcriptional regulator, translating to MESSSASRYTTVADVARLAQVSKAQAARALGGYGAVSDEVRSRVLAAAETLQYHPNELARSMNTGRSKTIGVVVGDIENPYFSLAMRGIYDTSKAGGFDVILINTGEDLATEIDAVNVLLDKRVDGMIVAPVTRSSSTHLNRVVDSGRPVVLLDRKLPSLPVDSVVAEMRQVSYEAARHLLDEGHTRVGYISSLDVGGVEFTLDLDLGTNPVTERLAGIRRAFDEAGVALPTDLIRLGGGKQHSIGDLVQALVTGPDPATAIVASDSVIALEALAELQRAGVRIPDDVSFLMFDELPWAGLMTPPITVVAQPVYDQGVAAAAILLRRIGGDRSEPEHLALPSRLIRRESVAPVGSAIVGASA from the coding sequence ATGGAATCTTCTTCAGCATCCCGCTACACGACCGTTGCCGATGTCGCGCGCCTCGCCCAGGTATCGAAAGCCCAGGCGGCCCGCGCCCTCGGCGGCTACGGCGCCGTCAGCGACGAGGTGCGCTCCCGGGTCCTGGCCGCTGCCGAGACGCTGCAGTACCACCCCAACGAACTGGCCCGGAGCATGAACACGGGCCGCTCGAAGACGATCGGCGTCGTCGTCGGGGACATCGAGAACCCCTACTTCAGCCTCGCGATGCGCGGCATCTACGACACCTCGAAGGCCGGCGGCTTCGACGTCATCCTGATCAACACGGGCGAGGACCTCGCCACCGAGATCGACGCCGTCAATGTCCTCCTGGACAAGCGGGTGGACGGGATGATCGTCGCCCCCGTCACTCGATCCTCCAGCACGCACCTCAACCGGGTGGTCGACTCGGGACGCCCCGTCGTCCTGCTGGACCGGAAGCTGCCGAGCCTGCCGGTGGACTCCGTCGTCGCCGAGATGCGGCAGGTGTCCTACGAAGCCGCGCGCCACCTCCTCGACGAGGGGCACACGCGGGTCGGCTACATCTCCTCCCTCGACGTCGGCGGCGTCGAGTTCACGCTGGACCTGGACCTCGGCACGAATCCCGTCACGGAGAGGCTCGCGGGCATCCGCCGGGCCTTCGACGAGGCCGGCGTGGCCCTGCCGACCGACCTGATCCGGCTCGGGGGGGGCAAGCAGCACAGCATCGGCGATCTGGTGCAGGCATTGGTGACGGGCCCTGATCCGGCCACCGCCATCGTCGCCTCCGACAGCGTGATAGCCCTCGAGGCCCTCGCGGAACTCCAGCGCGCCGGTGTCCGCATTCCCGACGACGTCTCGTTCCTCATGTTCGACGAGCTGCCCTGGGCCGGCCTGATGACGCCGCCCATTACGGTGGTCGCCCAGCCCGTGTACGACCAGGGCGTCGCTGCGGCTGCAATACTGCTCCGGCGCATCGGCGGGGACCGTAGCGAGCCCGAGCACCTGGCGTTGCCGTCCCGGCTCATCCGCCGGGAATCCGTCGCGCCGGTCGGTTCTGCAATAGTCGGCGCCTCGGCCTGA
- a CDS encoding LacI family DNA-binding transcriptional regulator has product MASEHPPISAPTISDVAAEAGVGRATAARTLGGYGSVSAVARERVLAAAERLGYRSNILARSMTTGVTNSLGIVVADIGNTFFSGLIRGASDAASARNLDVIVISTYEDLAAERHAVGVLLDKQVDGIVVSSAAVGAPEAEHLTEATRRGTPVVLIDRLVPGLHLDAVVVDNRAEARRVTRTLIEAGHRRIGFLWGPTTDAGIDTLDDLLTVNTRSLWSDAERLRGYLDALRDAGIPYSPALITTGAKTEAAAAQAASAMLRSDDPPTALFATEAEALIGALHAVQDLGLSYPGDVSLVGFDDTSWATVMQPPLTMIAQPVDAMGRLAVEQVASRIGSPEYEPRLHMLPAELMVRSSIGPPSRVQQAAPAGKA; this is encoded by the coding sequence ATGGCGTCCGAGCATCCTCCCATCAGCGCCCCCACCATCTCAGACGTCGCGGCGGAAGCGGGTGTGGGGCGCGCGACGGCGGCGCGCACCCTGGGCGGCTACGGCTCGGTCAGCGCCGTCGCCCGCGAGCGGGTCCTGGCCGCCGCCGAGCGCCTGGGCTACCGGTCGAACATCCTCGCGCGCAGCATGACCACGGGCGTCACCAATTCCCTCGGGATCGTCGTGGCGGACATCGGGAACACGTTCTTCTCCGGCCTCATCCGCGGAGCGTCGGACGCGGCGAGTGCGAGGAACCTCGACGTGATCGTCATCAGCACGTACGAGGACCTGGCAGCCGAGCGCCACGCCGTCGGCGTCCTCCTCGACAAGCAGGTGGACGGCATCGTGGTGTCCTCGGCCGCGGTCGGCGCGCCCGAGGCCGAGCACCTCACCGAGGCGACCCGACGCGGCACCCCCGTGGTCCTGATCGACCGGCTGGTCCCGGGGCTGCACCTCGACGCGGTCGTCGTCGACAACCGGGCGGAGGCCCGGCGCGTGACGCGGACGCTCATCGAGGCGGGACATCGGAGGATCGGTTTCCTGTGGGGCCCGACGACCGACGCCGGGATCGACACCCTGGATGACCTCCTGACCGTCAACACCCGCAGCCTGTGGAGCGATGCGGAGCGGCTACGCGGGTACCTGGACGCGCTCCGGGACGCGGGCATCCCCTACTCGCCCGCCCTCATCACCACCGGAGCGAAGACCGAGGCAGCGGCGGCGCAGGCTGCCTCCGCCATGCTGCGGTCGGACGATCCTCCCACAGCCCTCTTCGCGACCGAGGCGGAAGCACTCATCGGTGCCCTTCATGCAGTCCAGGACCTGGGGCTCTCCTACCCGGGGGACGTGTCCCTCGTGGGCTTCGACGACACGTCCTGGGCGACCGTCATGCAGCCGCCGCTCACGATGATCGCCCAGCCGGTGGACGCGATGGGGCGGCTGGCGGTGGAGCAGGTCGCGTCCCGTATCGGCTCGCCGGAGTACGAACCCCGGCTGCACATGCTCCCCGCCGAACTCATGGTCCGCTCGTCCATCGGGCCGCCCTCCCGGGTGCAGCAGGCCGCGCCGGCGGGGAAGGCCTGA